A single region of the Brienomyrus brachyistius isolate T26 chromosome 10, BBRACH_0.4, whole genome shotgun sequence genome encodes:
- the camlg gene encoding calcium signal-modulating cyclophilin ligand isoform X1: METPGETLNSSDKAYASKRRAEIRRRKLLMNSENRMNRIMGFSSGSKDDGDADVKGHVMEHMMHIDLDKTDAWSSAISSTRPASFSSELGGSRHSEGLESKCSLPTPDIRDMLGGSGEEESPGEPRQRVRGDLAGEGLPHSPRRGLQQYLSRFDEAMRLRDQLASEKPAQDGASGPEELEAFRIFRLVGSVVLAIAVRVFICKYLSIFAPFLTLQLAYMGLCKYFPKGEKKMKTTVLTAALLLSGIPAEVINRSMDTYRKMGDVFTDLCVYFFTFIVCHELLVLFGSEAP; the protein is encoded by the exons ATGGAGACTCCTGGGGAAACCCTGAACAGTTCGGATAAAGCTTATGCCTCGAAACGACGGGCAGAAATACGAAGACGAAAACTGCTGATGAATTCCGAAAACAGAATGAACAGGATTATGGGGTTTAGTAGCGGCAGCAAGGACGACGGGGATG CAGACGTTAAGGGCCATGTGATGGAACACATGATGCACATTGATCTGGACAAAACAGACGCCTGGTCCTCAGCCATTTCCTCGACAAGGCCGGCATCATTCTCCAGTGAACTTGGAGGCAGCCGCCATAGCGAGGGCTTGGAGAGCAAGTGCTCTCTACCTACCCCCGATATTAGGGACATGCTGGGGGGCAGCGGAGAAGAGGAAAGCCCAGGGGAGCCCCGGCAGCGAGTGCGAGGGGATCTGGCTGGCGAGGGGCTCCCACACTCCCCCCGCCGCGGCCTGCAGCAGTATCTGTCGCGTTTTGATGAGGCCATGAGGCTCCGTGATCAGCTGGCCAGTGAGAAGCCGGCCCAGGATGGTGCTTCGGGTCCCGAGGAGCTGGAAGCCTTTCGTATCTTCCGGCTTGTTGGGAGTGTTGTTCTAGCTATTGCCGTCAGGGTATTCATCTGCAAGTACTTG TCCATATTTGCTCCGTTTCTTACACTGCAGCTTGCTTACATGGGTTTGTGCAAATATTTCCCAAAG GGTGAGAAGAAGATGAAGACCACGGTGTTGACCGCTGCCCTGCTCCTGTCGGGAATCCCTGCTGAAGTCATCAACCGCTCCATGGACACTTACAGGAAGATGGGCGACGTCTTCACAGACCTCTGCGTCTATTTCTTCACTTTCATTGTGTGTCACGAGCTTCTCGTTCTCTTCGGCTCTGAAGCGCCCTGA
- the camlg gene encoding calcium signal-modulating cyclophilin ligand isoform X2, with amino-acid sequence METPGETLNSSDKAYASKRRAEIRRRKLLMNSENRMNRIMGFSSGSKDDGDDVKGHVMEHMMHIDLDKTDAWSSAISSTRPASFSSELGGSRHSEGLESKCSLPTPDIRDMLGGSGEEESPGEPRQRVRGDLAGEGLPHSPRRGLQQYLSRFDEAMRLRDQLASEKPAQDGASGPEELEAFRIFRLVGSVVLAIAVRVFICKYLSIFAPFLTLQLAYMGLCKYFPKGEKKMKTTVLTAALLLSGIPAEVINRSMDTYRKMGDVFTDLCVYFFTFIVCHELLVLFGSEAP; translated from the exons ATGGAGACTCCTGGGGAAACCCTGAACAGTTCGGATAAAGCTTATGCCTCGAAACGACGGGCAGAAATACGAAGACGAAAACTGCTGATGAATTCCGAAAACAGAATGAACAGGATTATGGGGTTTAGTAGCGGCAGCAAGGACGACGGGGATG ACGTTAAGGGCCATGTGATGGAACACATGATGCACATTGATCTGGACAAAACAGACGCCTGGTCCTCAGCCATTTCCTCGACAAGGCCGGCATCATTCTCCAGTGAACTTGGAGGCAGCCGCCATAGCGAGGGCTTGGAGAGCAAGTGCTCTCTACCTACCCCCGATATTAGGGACATGCTGGGGGGCAGCGGAGAAGAGGAAAGCCCAGGGGAGCCCCGGCAGCGAGTGCGAGGGGATCTGGCTGGCGAGGGGCTCCCACACTCCCCCCGCCGCGGCCTGCAGCAGTATCTGTCGCGTTTTGATGAGGCCATGAGGCTCCGTGATCAGCTGGCCAGTGAGAAGCCGGCCCAGGATGGTGCTTCGGGTCCCGAGGAGCTGGAAGCCTTTCGTATCTTCCGGCTTGTTGGGAGTGTTGTTCTAGCTATTGCCGTCAGGGTATTCATCTGCAAGTACTTG TCCATATTTGCTCCGTTTCTTACACTGCAGCTTGCTTACATGGGTTTGTGCAAATATTTCCCAAAG GGTGAGAAGAAGATGAAGACCACGGTGTTGACCGCTGCCCTGCTCCTGTCGGGAATCCCTGCTGAAGTCATCAACCGCTCCATGGACACTTACAGGAAGATGGGCGACGTCTTCACAGACCTCTGCGTCTATTTCTTCACTTTCATTGTGTGTCACGAGCTTCTCGTTCTCTTCGGCTCTGAAGCGCCCTGA
- the camlg gene encoding calcium signal-modulating cyclophilin ligand isoform X3, with amino-acid sequence METPGETLNSSDKAYASKRRAEIRRRKLLMNSENRMNRIMGFSSGSKDDGDADVKGHVMEHMMHIDLDKTDAWSSAISSTRPASFSSELGGSRHSEGLESKCSLPTPDIRDMLGGSGEEESPGEPRQRVRGDLAGEGLPHSPRRGLQQYLSRFDEAMRLRDQLASEKPAQDGASGPEELEAFRIFRLVGSVVLAIAVRVFICKYLGEKKMKTTVLTAALLLSGIPAEVINRSMDTYRKMGDVFTDLCVYFFTFIVCHELLVLFGSEAP; translated from the exons ATGGAGACTCCTGGGGAAACCCTGAACAGTTCGGATAAAGCTTATGCCTCGAAACGACGGGCAGAAATACGAAGACGAAAACTGCTGATGAATTCCGAAAACAGAATGAACAGGATTATGGGGTTTAGTAGCGGCAGCAAGGACGACGGGGATG CAGACGTTAAGGGCCATGTGATGGAACACATGATGCACATTGATCTGGACAAAACAGACGCCTGGTCCTCAGCCATTTCCTCGACAAGGCCGGCATCATTCTCCAGTGAACTTGGAGGCAGCCGCCATAGCGAGGGCTTGGAGAGCAAGTGCTCTCTACCTACCCCCGATATTAGGGACATGCTGGGGGGCAGCGGAGAAGAGGAAAGCCCAGGGGAGCCCCGGCAGCGAGTGCGAGGGGATCTGGCTGGCGAGGGGCTCCCACACTCCCCCCGCCGCGGCCTGCAGCAGTATCTGTCGCGTTTTGATGAGGCCATGAGGCTCCGTGATCAGCTGGCCAGTGAGAAGCCGGCCCAGGATGGTGCTTCGGGTCCCGAGGAGCTGGAAGCCTTTCGTATCTTCCGGCTTGTTGGGAGTGTTGTTCTAGCTATTGCCGTCAGGGTATTCATCTGCAAGTACTTG GGTGAGAAGAAGATGAAGACCACGGTGTTGACCGCTGCCCTGCTCCTGTCGGGAATCCCTGCTGAAGTCATCAACCGCTCCATGGACACTTACAGGAAGATGGGCGACGTCTTCACAGACCTCTGCGTCTATTTCTTCACTTTCATTGTGTGTCACGAGCTTCTCGTTCTCTTCGGCTCTGAAGCGCCCTGA
- the LOC125750488 gene encoding UPF0461 protein C5orf24 homolog isoform X1 gives MKGSHDPQTIKQKMMRQVANNNDYCMTGRASCLAEDGRHPASHFDLCASQPNKFYPPAPPASLQLSLPPLPPLAQSPLKAVSCQTLDARNETHLQAVGLKANEETDDSKKKKGTGRSGRRGRPSGTTKSAGYRTSTGRPLGTTKAAGFKTSPGRPLGTTKAAGYKVSPGRPPGSIKALSRLNKLAYGTCSGAAFPYTMMHKQGLCEPSGKEKEANE, from the exons ATGAAAGG GTCCCATGATCCCCAAACAATTAAG CAGAAAATGATGCGCCAGGTTGCCAACAACAACGACTACTGCATGACCGGCAGGGCCTCCTGCCTGGCAGAAGATGGCCGACACCCGGCCTCTCACTTTGACCTGTGTGCCTCGCAGCCTAACAAGTTCTATCCACCTGCCCCGCCTGCATCCCTGCAGCTGTCGCTGCCTCCGCTGCCTCCGCTGGCACAGAGCCCGCTGAAAGCCGTGTCGTGTCAAACGCTGGACGCCCGCAATGAGACTCATCTCCAGGCAGTGGGGCTTAAAGCCAATGAGGAGACTGATGATTCCAAGAAGAAGAAAGGCACTGGGAGGTCTGGGAGACGAGGCAGGCCTTCGGGGACCACAAAGTCTGCGGGCTACAGAACAAGCACTGGGCGCCCTCTGGGAACTACAAAGGCGGCTGGATTCAAAACGAGTCCAGGGAGGCCTCTAGGCACCACCAAGGCTGCGGGCTATAAGGTAAGCCCAGGCAGGCCGCCGGGCAGCATCAAGGCGCTGTCTCGCCTCAACAAACTGGCCTATGGGACCTGCAGTGGTGCCGCTTTCCCCTATACAATGATGCACAAGCAAGGCTTGTGCGAACCCTCTGGCAAGGAAAAGGAAGCTAACGAGTGA
- the LOC125750488 gene encoding UPF0461 protein C5orf24 homolog isoform X2: MKGSHDPQTIKKMMRQVANNNDYCMTGRASCLAEDGRHPASHFDLCASQPNKFYPPAPPASLQLSLPPLPPLAQSPLKAVSCQTLDARNETHLQAVGLKANEETDDSKKKKGTGRSGRRGRPSGTTKSAGYRTSTGRPLGTTKAAGFKTSPGRPLGTTKAAGYKVSPGRPPGSIKALSRLNKLAYGTCSGAAFPYTMMHKQGLCEPSGKEKEANE, translated from the exons ATGAAAGG GTCCCATGATCCCCAAACAATTAAG AAAATGATGCGCCAGGTTGCCAACAACAACGACTACTGCATGACCGGCAGGGCCTCCTGCCTGGCAGAAGATGGCCGACACCCGGCCTCTCACTTTGACCTGTGTGCCTCGCAGCCTAACAAGTTCTATCCACCTGCCCCGCCTGCATCCCTGCAGCTGTCGCTGCCTCCGCTGCCTCCGCTGGCACAGAGCCCGCTGAAAGCCGTGTCGTGTCAAACGCTGGACGCCCGCAATGAGACTCATCTCCAGGCAGTGGGGCTTAAAGCCAATGAGGAGACTGATGATTCCAAGAAGAAGAAAGGCACTGGGAGGTCTGGGAGACGAGGCAGGCCTTCGGGGACCACAAAGTCTGCGGGCTACAGAACAAGCACTGGGCGCCCTCTGGGAACTACAAAGGCGGCTGGATTCAAAACGAGTCCAGGGAGGCCTCTAGGCACCACCAAGGCTGCGGGCTATAAGGTAAGCCCAGGCAGGCCGCCGGGCAGCATCAAGGCGCTGTCTCGCCTCAACAAACTGGCCTATGGGACCTGCAGTGGTGCCGCTTTCCCCTATACAATGATGCACAAGCAAGGCTTGTGCGAACCCTCTGGCAAGGAAAAGGAAGCTAACGAGTGA
- the LOC125750488 gene encoding UPF0461 protein C5orf24 homolog isoform X3, giving the protein MMRQVANNNDYCMTGRASCLAEDGRHPASHFDLCASQPNKFYPPAPPASLQLSLPPLPPLAQSPLKAVSCQTLDARNETHLQAVGLKANEETDDSKKKKGTGRSGRRGRPSGTTKSAGYRTSTGRPLGTTKAAGFKTSPGRPLGTTKAAGYKVSPGRPPGSIKALSRLNKLAYGTCSGAAFPYTMMHKQGLCEPSGKEKEANE; this is encoded by the coding sequence ATGATGCGCCAGGTTGCCAACAACAACGACTACTGCATGACCGGCAGGGCCTCCTGCCTGGCAGAAGATGGCCGACACCCGGCCTCTCACTTTGACCTGTGTGCCTCGCAGCCTAACAAGTTCTATCCACCTGCCCCGCCTGCATCCCTGCAGCTGTCGCTGCCTCCGCTGCCTCCGCTGGCACAGAGCCCGCTGAAAGCCGTGTCGTGTCAAACGCTGGACGCCCGCAATGAGACTCATCTCCAGGCAGTGGGGCTTAAAGCCAATGAGGAGACTGATGATTCCAAGAAGAAGAAAGGCACTGGGAGGTCTGGGAGACGAGGCAGGCCTTCGGGGACCACAAAGTCTGCGGGCTACAGAACAAGCACTGGGCGCCCTCTGGGAACTACAAAGGCGGCTGGATTCAAAACGAGTCCAGGGAGGCCTCTAGGCACCACCAAGGCTGCGGGCTATAAGGTAAGCCCAGGCAGGCCGCCGGGCAGCATCAAGGCGCTGTCTCGCCTCAACAAACTGGCCTATGGGACCTGCAGTGGTGCCGCTTTCCCCTATACAATGATGCACAAGCAAGGCTTGTGCGAACCCTCTGGCAAGGAAAAGGAAGCTAACGAGTGA
- the LOC125750493 gene encoding pterin-4-alpha-carbinolamine dehydratase 2-like isoform X1 produces the protein MSNMPWLIFTRMSTSVLHCPLFQVCNTFLSRHASKMASDSHWLTASEREQLLMELKATGWIEVDDRDALYKELDFKTFNQAFGFMSRVALQAEKMNHHPEWFNVYNKVQITLTTHDCGGLSKKDIKLAKFIDKVALTM, from the exons ATGAGTAACATGCCTTGGTTAATATTTACACGTATGTCTACTAGTGTATTGCATTGTCCTCTTTTCCAAGTTTGCAACACATTTCTGTCAAGGCACGCCTCAAAAATG GCTTCCGACTCTCACTGGCTCACTGCCTCAGAAAGGGAGCAGCTTCTGATGGAACTGAAGGCCACAGGATGGATTGAAGTGGACGACCGTGATGCTCTCTACAAGGAACTGGATTTTAAGACCTTCAATCAG GCTTTTGGATTCATGTCACGAGTTGCTCTGCAAGCGGAGAAGATGAATCATCACCCTGAGTGGTTTAACGTGTATAATAAG GTTCAGATAACACTGACTACACATGACTGTGGAGGGTTATCAAAAAAAGATATTAAACTCGCCAAGTTTATCGACAAAGTAGCTCTGACTATGTAG
- the LOC125750493 gene encoding pterin-4-alpha-carbinolamine dehydratase 2-like isoform X2, translating into MELKATGWIEVDDRDALYKELDFKTFNQAFGFMSRVALQAEKMNHHPEWFNVYNKVQITLTTHDCGGLSKKDIKLAKFIDKVALTM; encoded by the exons ATGGAACTGAAGGCCACAGGATGGATTGAAGTGGACGACCGTGATGCTCTCTACAAGGAACTGGATTTTAAGACCTTCAATCAG GCTTTTGGATTCATGTCACGAGTTGCTCTGCAAGCGGAGAAGATGAATCATCACCCTGAGTGGTTTAACGTGTATAATAAG GTTCAGATAACACTGACTACACATGACTGTGGAGGGTTATCAAAAAAAGATATTAAACTCGCCAAGTTTATCGACAAAGTAGCTCTGACTATGTAG